In a genomic window of Helianthus annuus cultivar XRQ/B chromosome 10, HanXRQr2.0-SUNRISE, whole genome shotgun sequence:
- the LOC110886735 gene encoding uncharacterized protein LOC110886735 isoform X2, producing the protein MEDEKDHENVKGCVAAMDSLLSGGLVPTKGRRRRSGTRRPRPIEDFRINSILSTNAQLTGGAPIFKILADRKALKCPRENDLVNSASAATGTRRYVSKRTYRVDPAAYAYDRSEIWFENHVENGRRVTVVRYPNQPLSSIWPHLSKESGKGLDKEYAKWVIVK; encoded by the exons ATGGAAGACGAAAAAG ATCACGAAAACGTTAAGGGTTGTGTTGCTGCTATGGATTCACTGCTTTCGGGTGGTCTGGTACCTACAAAAG GTCGAAGAAGAAGAAGCGGTACCAGGCGCCCTCGCCCGATCGAAGATTTTCGTATCAATTCTATCTTATCCACAAATGCTCAACTGACTGGAGGAGCACCCATTTTCAAGATTTTGGCTG ATAGAAAGGCTCTCAAGTGCCCTCGTGAGAATGATCTTGTTAACTCTGCATCGGCAGCTACTG GTACTCGAAGATATGTTTCCAAGCGCACTTACCGTGTGGATCCCGCAGCGTATGCATATGACCGTTCAG AGATTTGGTTCGAAAACCACGTTGAGAATGGTCGCAGAGTTACGGTAGTGAGATATCCTAATCAACCACTGTCTAGTATTTGGCCACATCTGTCTAAGGAGAGTGGTAAAGGGCTTGATAAGGAATATGCTAAATGGGTTA TTGTGAAATGA
- the LOC110886735 gene encoding uncharacterized protein LOC110886735 isoform X1 yields the protein MEDEKDHENVKGCVAAMDSLLSGGLVPTKGRRRRSGTRRPRPIEDFRINSILSTNAQLTGGAPIFKILADRKALKCPRENDLVNSASAATGTRRYVSKRTYRVDPAAYAYDRSEIWFENHVENGRRVTVVRYPNQPLSSIWPHLSKESGKGLDKEYAKWVRENFESLLPVEILKQ from the exons ATGGAAGACGAAAAAG ATCACGAAAACGTTAAGGGTTGTGTTGCTGCTATGGATTCACTGCTTTCGGGTGGTCTGGTACCTACAAAAG GTCGAAGAAGAAGAAGCGGTACCAGGCGCCCTCGCCCGATCGAAGATTTTCGTATCAATTCTATCTTATCCACAAATGCTCAACTGACTGGAGGAGCACCCATTTTCAAGATTTTGGCTG ATAGAAAGGCTCTCAAGTGCCCTCGTGAGAATGATCTTGTTAACTCTGCATCGGCAGCTACTG GTACTCGAAGATATGTTTCCAAGCGCACTTACCGTGTGGATCCCGCAGCGTATGCATATGACCGTTCAG AGATTTGGTTCGAAAACCACGTTGAGAATGGTCGCAGAGTTACGGTAGTGAGATATCCTAATCAACCACTGTCTAGTATTTGGCCACATCTGTCTAAGGAGAGTGGTAAAGGGCTTGATAAGGAATATGCTAAATGGGTTAGGGAAAATTTTGAGAGCTTGCTTCCG GTTGAAATTCTGAAACAATAG